Proteins found in one Labrus bergylta chromosome 8, fLabBer1.1, whole genome shotgun sequence genomic segment:
- the LOC109996318 gene encoding meprin A subunit beta gives MKGFIFLLVTFAVSSVLPQEQSESEIVDLWEDKDIAAANKDLQHDDIKKYDIQRSVTNYDDDLWPIPVPYILDSSLDLNAKGVIMKAFDQYRLKSCIDFAERDTENFYIKAQKLNGCFSYIGRVIPNGQDLSIGQFCDGISTVEHEFLHALGFFHEQSRYDRDDFVTINFENIRTGYENNFEKVSSEDSTTNGVPYDYLSVMHYGEKFFTNGNGSTITTKDPKFQSVIGQRLEMSPSDVKELNLRYQCNSTIAFKMYCGFSNGNMCQMNSCSQSNKGWKKSKYVAAGPTSDHTNLPGGDGTQSVATSSYFMHASTASGKEGDSARLETKRMSPSRECNIQCLQFYYYHSGNESDELNIWIREFESENDLKGTVRLMGQITGPPKTHWQLKHVSLNATKHFQVEFEARKGAGTSMGGFSIDDINLSELECPHVTLQFDDFEKLLNTSAYGTTLYSPRQYSTDGYAFVVGIKLYEDFFGLFVQLRSGKYDDHLVWPVPHRHVTFQMVDQTPNIQQHMSKQRGITSDMSASYYGILNWGNPRLHGTSFVDGNNETIYTGPLLGRIFFAYLEDLKTRQFLKGGSAVFTFTFQDITTLVNGSTLPCPELRQVPMRLPSDPDVGPCLSGTPPPKTTIDMIHPTTHRPPRTTDEWIHPTTHGPPTTPDEDKLLPTTFGPPTTTDDSIFGFAPGLASCPVLTFLLALMLLIR, from the exons ATGAAGGGCTTCATTTTCCTTCTGGTGACCTTCGCAGTTTCATCGGTTTTACCCCAAGAACAG AGTGAATCAGAAATAGTGG ATCTCTGGGAAGATAAGGACATCGCAGCAGCAAACAAGg ATTTACAACATGATGATATCAAG AAATACGACATTCAAAGGAGTGTTACTAATTATGATGACGATCTGTGGCCAATCCCAGTCCCTTATATTTTGGACAGCAGCCTtg ACTTGAATGCGAAAGGCGTGATCATGAAAGCCTTTGACCAGTACAGACTGAAGTCATGCATTGACTTTGCAGAAAGGGACACTGAGAACTTTTACATTAAAGCCCAAAAGTTAAACGG atgtttttcatATATCGGACGAGTAATACCCAATGGCCAAGATCTCTCCATTGGGCAGTTCTGTGATGGAATTTCCACTGTTGAACATGAGTTCCTTCATGCTCTTGGCTTTTTCCATGAACAGAGCAGATATGACAGAGACGATTTTGTGACCATTAATTTCGAGAACATCCGAACAG GGTACGAGAATAACTTTGAAAAAGTCAGCAGTGAAGATAGCACCACCAACGGAGTCCCATATGACTACTTATCTGTGATGCATTATGGAGAAAAATTTTTCACCAATGGAAATGGGTCGACAATAACAACCAAAGATCCCAAATTCCAGTCCGTGATTGGTCAAAGACTGGAAATGAGTCCCAGTGATGTCAAGGAGCTGAACCTGCGCTACCAATGCA ACTCGACCATTGCCTTTAAGATGTACTGTGGCTTCTCTAATGGAAACATGTGTCAAATGAATAGCTGTTCACAGAGCAACAAAGGCTGGAAAAAGTCCAAATATGTTGCTGCTGGTCCTACTTCTGACCACACCAATCTACCTGGTGGTGATGGTACACAATCTGTTG CTACAAGCAGTTACTTCATGCATGCAAGCACTGCATCAGGTAAGGAGGGAGACTCAGCCAGGCTGGAGACGAAGAGGATGAGTCCCAGTAGGGAATGTAACATTCAGTGTCTCCAGTTCTACTACTACCACAGTGGGAACGAGTCAGACGAGCTTAACATCTGGATCAGAGAGTTTGAAAGTGAAAATGACTTGAAAGGAACCGTCCGCCTCATGGGACAGATCACTG GTCCACCCAAAACTCACTGGCAGCTCAAGCATGTTTCCCTGAACGCCACCAAGCACTTCCAGGTGGAGTTTGAGGCTCGCAAAGGAGCAGGAACTTCTATGGGCGGATTCTCCATTGATGACATCAACCTGTCAGAGCTTGAATGTCCACATGTCACACTGCAGTTTGATGATTTTGAGAAACTTTTGAACACTAGTGCCTATGGAACCACACTGTACAGCCCGCGGCAGTACTCCACTGACGGCTATGCTTTTGTTGTTGGGATTAAGCTGTATGAGGATTTTTTCGGCTTGTTTGTGCAACTCAGGTCTGGAAAATATGACGACCATCTGGTGTGGCCTGTCCCACATAGGCATGTGACCTTCCAAATGGTGGATCAGACCCCAAACATCCAGCAACATATGTCAAAGCAAAGGGGTATCACCAGTGACATGAGTGCATCTTACTATG GCATCCTTAACTGGGGCAACCCACGTTTGCACGGAACTTCATTTGTAGATGGGAATAATGAGACCATCTATACTGGACCATTGCTTGGCCgaattttttttgcatatttggAAGATTTGAAAACTAGACAATTCCTGAAGGGAGGGAGTGCTGTTTTCACCTTCACCTTCCAAG ATATCACAACTCTGGTAAATGGAAGTACGCTGCCATGTCCTGAATTGAGACAAGTGCCAATGAGACTTCCTTCAGATCCAGATGTTGGCCCATGCTTATCAGG gaCCCCTCCTCCAAAGACGACCATAGACat GATCCATCCCACCACCCATCGTCCTCCTAGAACAACAGATGAATG GATCCATCCCACCACCCATGGTCCTCCTACAACACCAGATGAGGACAA GCTCCTTCCCACCACCTTTGGTCCTCCTACAACAACAGATGACAG CATTTTTGGCTTCGCTCCTGGTTTGGCATCCTGCCCTGTCCTCACCTTCCTGCTTGCACTGATGCTCCTGATACGTTGA